The genomic window CTTATCCCACTTCTACAAACTTGTAGCACTAATTCACAATACTTGGTACAGATAGTCATAAGCCAGAAAGCTGACTTGTAATAGAGTATTCCAAATTGCTGTACAACTCATGCTTTGCATTGATTTTGAAAAAGAGAAATGTCAAGCGGAGTGCTGATTCCAAGTTTGATAAGCTAACATGCTTAATTTCGTAACTtgcttaatttaaattattaatcttTCCTAAAAATCTCTCTTAAAAAGAGTTGTATGCTACATCACAGGGTTTAGATATTAcaagatttattaatttacaggaTAATAATGGTTATTATTTCGCAAGCGCATTAGTAATACGACTGAGTATCGATgacattctttattaaataaacaattctaagattGGTGCTACATGATTTGGTTGTGTGATAATAATTTATGCATCGAGAAAGTTACCTTGCAAagctcgcactaggcactctgtaGCCAATTTACCTGACTATTAAATTTCTCTTCCAGCTGCCCATAGAACAATCAGGTGGTGAAGGCAAATGCATGTACATAGACACAGAAGGCACATTCCGTCCGGAACGACTGCTAGCGGTCGCACAACGCTACGGCATGGAGGGTGCTGCGGTGTTAGACAATGTGGCCTATGCTCGAGCTTATAATACTGACCACCAGACACAACTGCTGGTCCAGGCCTGTGCTATGATGGCGGAGTCAAGGTTAGTTATATttatacactagcttctgcccgcagtttcacctgcATTCCGTGGgcactactgcccgtaccaggataaaatctAGCCTGTTATTTGCAGATAATGTAGATTTCtaacggtgaaagaatttttaaaatcggtccagtcgtttttgagttaatccatcacaaacaaacaaacaaagttttccttattttaatattagtatagatgttctAGCTAAAGCTTGAAGTGCAATTTGAAACTGGAATTCGATTACTAATTTGAAACTGGAGTAAATTCACCACAAatgttcaattttgttttttttccacAGGTACTCTCTCATTATTGTGGATAGTGCAACAGCTTTGTACAGAACCGATTATTCGGGACGTGGTGAGCTGAACTCCAGACAGTTACATTTGGGACGGTTCATGAGGATGCTTCTGCGACTTGCTGATGAggtatgtaataatttttcatacatatattatcatattttattgaaaaagctGATCCTGCGCTCACCGTAGCCGGGAGGACGGAAGTCCTCCGGTTACCGGTTACCGGAACGGCTTTTGAGGGGTACGGCTACTAGATGTACTTGTCAAAATATCCAATATCCTTTAACCAGTGGATTTTCAAGCTTACCAATGGAACTTTccaatctgttcagtagtttcgaagccacaaaaaaaaaacctctttgTTGTATTAGGATAGATAACATCGAAACAAAATaaccattttaaataaaactacttttacggattgtTTGTTgattaatcaacaaaatgtagggtagctgtttgtaactaatatatcaagacgaccaacaccttagtctgcccgtgaccatggatgctgtaaaggatccgaaacgtcgggattaaataatattaatataacgcgataaaatccgtaaaagtagttttatttaaatgtctaatattcgcgtaagtgtcagaaataaataaccttttttttttaccacCAAATTCTTTAAAGTCGCAGACTACAGATAAACCATGCTAAGGTAAAAGTTCTTCAAAAGCTTTTCTAAATCAAATAATCCTTTATTCCTTCCAGTTCGGCGTAGCTGTACTAATAACGAACCAAGTAGTAGCCAACGTGGACTCAGTGGGCGTGTTCAACGCTGACACGAAGAAGCCCATTGGCGGACACATCATTGCGCACGCGTCGACAACTCGACTTTACTTACGGAAGGGGCGGGGCGATAACAGAGTCTGCAAGATTTATGACAGTCCGTGCTTACCTGAAACTGAAGCTATGTTCGCTATTAGTACGGAGGGAATTACTGATGCTAAGGAATAGATTTTAAATAGTTATGTGTCAAAATAATGGCTACTTCCAAAGGCTTTACTAACTTTCGAATCACATCCAAACAGATGGTGAA from Helicoverpa zea isolate HzStark_Cry1AcR chromosome 20, ilHelZeax1.1, whole genome shotgun sequence includes these protein-coding regions:
- the LOC124640016 gene encoding DNA repair protein RAD51 homolog 1, which gives rise to MTATASAVTASVDEDLDECGPQLITKLEGNGITSGDIKKLEEAGYHTVESVAYAPKKWLITIKGISEAKADKILAEASKLVPMGFTTATEFHQKRSEIIQLTTGSKELDRLLGGGIETGSITEIFGEFRTGKTQICHTLAVTCQLPIEQSGGEGKCMYIDTEGTFRPERLLAVAQRYGMEGAAVLDNVAYARAYNTDHQTQLLVQACAMMAESRYSLIIVDSATALYRTDYSGRGELNSRQLHLGRFMRMLLRLADEFGVAVLITNQVVANVDSVGVFNADTKKPIGGHIIAHASTTRLYLRKGRGDNRVCKIYDSPCLPETEAMFAISTEGITDAKE